A part of Dethiosulfovibrio faecalis genomic DNA contains:
- the rpoC gene encoding DNA-directed RNA polymerase subunit beta', with product MTRREIVGVRVRLASPGEIRGLSTGEVKKPETINYRTLRPEKDGLFCERIFGPTKSFECACGKYKKSGPKFKGVICDRCGVEVTDNRVRRERMGHIELAAPVVHIWYLRGIPSRLSLLLGTATKMLEKVVYFAPIRKREPAFKVVIEGKRSDLAKRGDVVSESEVRLHCHYDPKFKAEEAYRVVSVDDVPISEGDIVSSSQISRYKADYGDESFSAEPAFVVKGCGEGVEIELESILSGDEYRSLKEEGLDVTVERAMSGNQEGFVVTSVAKLPFSKGDVISTSEFNLFQERYPERFTAQLETVVVEDPCFLVIDGSESPFDDGDVILDREQHLCSHYDKKFRAGIGAEGVREMLDTLDMDHLAQELREELSETSGQKRRKLVKRLQVVEDFRKGDCNPQSMVLEVLPVIPPDLRPMVQLDGGRFATSDLNDLYRRVINRNNRLRKLQELRAPEIIVRNEKRMLQESVDALIDNGRMGKAVLGAGNRPLKSLSDLLRGKKGRFRQNLLGKRVDYSGRSVITIGPNLKIYQCGLPKQMALELFKPFVIQKLVDLGIAPNVKSGKRMIERGKEEIWAILEEIIKDHPVMLNRAPTLHRLGIQAFEPVLMEGKAIRLHPLVCTAFNADFDGDQMAVHVPLSVEAQAEARMLMLSANNILSPASGKPIVAPSQDIILGIYYLTNLREGMTGEGKYFDSFDDVLTALDHGVVHVNARIRMRWNHEWGNWKDKVAQWGVSFLDENGKWFETSPGRVLFNSYLPKKLRFLDGQLGKKDLSRLLDLGYNQVSRQEMVEMLDSIKGLGYHWATLSGISFCVTDVVIPKEKEDVVSTSLVEDDEIRNQYDMGVLSEDEYLLQKETLWSKAAADVGNAILNHMGHDNPVRMMVDSGARGSRGQLAQMAGIRGLMADPTGRIIDYPITTNFREGMNMLEYFISTHGARKGLADTALRTAKSGYLTRRLVDVSQDVIITEEDCGTDKGVKIEPLESDGKTVIPISERIAGRTSLNDVNDPETGDLIVGAGEIITPDLASRIDSCGFKEIWVRSPMTCTTRHGICQKCYGVDLATRSVVDIGEAVGVVAAQSIGEPGTQLTMRTFHTGGVRITGEDITQGLPRIEQLFEARRPKKVSVLAGVDGKVIEIREMEGKRKVIITSEEPGNEQKITHTIPSSQNLLVEEGEPVYRSTKLTEGYIDPQQLLEVLGQEEVQKYLVDSIQEVYRSQGVSINNKHIEVILRKVAPVNRLRVVDEGDTAFVAGDLVWAGDVEAEEKVILEENENNIHEAVKIFSGKIFQGIAGAVKTDLSKKKDQPMDEELIRSILTPGAPVTEINVTDEVGPLRIVAGEASFRKELKGFELIDPFESRDGKVVESGQPLTLGQLSVVTSQEPRPLRVRDVEVIEKLVDSAYLAEDVVVDGQAVALKDHMVTEEIAALLRINDVPSVKVWKGIERISVSDAMQERLLARIWGKPLRQAIDSQGNALSSRPQLVDGSVVRGIIDGDLAAISIGEDIITRENILKEVIAETCYGKVLLDRVEVDGRIAADSGQEINKTLLDELVAADPEELVIRPIHCNNETRNIVSRVTFVRKLRQNPECRKFIHGITKAALATDSFLSAASFQQTAQVLAGAAVRCQVDNLVGLKENVIIGHLIPAGTGVEDFRKIAVNEKES from the coding sequence ATGACCCGTCGCGAGATCGTCGGAGTCAGGGTACGTCTTGCCAGTCCCGGAGAGATAAGGGGACTTTCCACCGGAGAGGTCAAGAAACCCGAGACCATCAACTACCGGACCTTGAGGCCCGAGAAAGACGGCCTTTTCTGCGAGCGTATCTTCGGACCCACTAAAAGTTTTGAATGCGCCTGCGGCAAGTACAAGAAAAGCGGTCCGAAATTCAAGGGCGTGATATGCGATCGATGCGGCGTGGAGGTCACAGATAACCGCGTTCGTCGAGAGAGAATGGGCCACATCGAGCTGGCCGCCCCTGTCGTCCATATATGGTATCTCCGGGGAATCCCCAGCAGACTCAGTCTGTTGCTGGGTACCGCCACGAAGATGCTGGAGAAGGTGGTCTACTTCGCTCCCATCAGAAAAAGGGAGCCGGCCTTCAAGGTAGTCATAGAGGGCAAGAGATCCGATCTCGCCAAGAGGGGAGACGTGGTCTCCGAAAGCGAGGTCAGACTTCATTGTCATTACGACCCGAAGTTCAAGGCAGAGGAGGCCTATAGGGTCGTATCGGTCGACGATGTCCCCATATCGGAGGGCGACATCGTATCGTCCTCTCAGATAAGTCGTTACAAGGCCGATTACGGCGACGAATCCTTTTCCGCCGAGCCTGCCTTTGTCGTGAAAGGCTGCGGCGAGGGAGTCGAGATCGAGCTCGAGTCGATCCTGTCCGGAGATGAATATCGGTCGTTAAAAGAAGAAGGGCTGGACGTAACGGTAGAGAGGGCCATGTCGGGCAACCAGGAGGGGTTTGTCGTCACGTCGGTTGCCAAGCTCCCTTTCTCTAAGGGTGACGTTATATCCACCAGCGAGTTCAACCTCTTTCAGGAGCGCTATCCGGAACGCTTTACCGCTCAGCTCGAGACGGTGGTCGTGGAGGATCCCTGTTTCCTGGTGATAGACGGCAGCGAGTCCCCCTTCGACGACGGTGACGTGATACTGGACAGAGAACAGCATCTCTGTAGCCACTACGACAAGAAATTTCGAGCCGGCATAGGTGCGGAAGGTGTCAGGGAGATGCTCGATACCCTGGACATGGACCACCTGGCCCAGGAACTCAGGGAAGAGTTATCCGAGACTTCCGGCCAGAAACGTCGAAAGTTGGTCAAGAGACTCCAGGTCGTAGAGGATTTTCGCAAGGGTGATTGCAACCCTCAATCCATGGTGCTCGAGGTTCTGCCGGTCATACCTCCGGACCTTCGTCCCATGGTTCAGCTCGACGGAGGGCGTTTTGCCACCTCGGACCTTAACGACCTGTATCGCAGGGTCATAAACAGAAACAACCGACTGAGAAAGCTCCAGGAACTCAGGGCTCCGGAGATAATAGTCAGGAACGAAAAGAGGATGCTCCAGGAGTCGGTCGACGCGCTGATCGACAACGGTAGAATGGGCAAGGCGGTGCTGGGGGCCGGCAATCGTCCCCTCAAGAGTCTCTCCGATTTGTTGAGAGGTAAGAAGGGGCGTTTCCGTCAGAATTTGCTCGGTAAGCGAGTGGACTACTCCGGTCGTTCTGTTATAACGATAGGGCCCAATTTAAAGATATACCAGTGCGGCCTTCCCAAGCAGATGGCTCTGGAGCTGTTCAAGCCCTTCGTAATACAGAAACTGGTGGATCTAGGCATAGCTCCGAACGTCAAGAGCGGCAAAAGGATGATCGAAAGAGGCAAGGAGGAGATCTGGGCCATTCTGGAGGAGATCATAAAGGATCACCCCGTGATGCTGAACAGAGCTCCTACGCTTCACAGATTGGGCATCCAGGCCTTCGAGCCTGTCTTGATGGAGGGTAAGGCCATACGGCTTCACCCCTTGGTCTGTACAGCTTTCAACGCCGATTTCGACGGAGATCAGATGGCAGTACACGTACCTCTCTCCGTGGAAGCCCAGGCGGAGGCCAGGATGCTCATGCTCTCCGCCAACAACATACTCTCCCCCGCCAGCGGGAAGCCCATAGTGGCTCCCTCGCAGGACATAATATTGGGGATATATTACCTGACCAATCTCAGAGAGGGTATGACCGGAGAGGGCAAATACTTTGATAGCTTCGACGACGTTTTAACCGCTCTGGATCACGGGGTTGTGCATGTGAACGCCAGAATTCGCATGAGATGGAACCACGAATGGGGTAACTGGAAGGACAAGGTCGCTCAATGGGGAGTCTCCTTCCTGGACGAAAACGGAAAATGGTTCGAGACCTCGCCGGGAAGGGTCCTTTTCAACAGCTATCTCCCTAAAAAACTTCGATTCCTCGACGGTCAGCTGGGCAAGAAGGATCTCAGCAGGTTGCTGGACCTCGGTTACAACCAGGTCTCCCGTCAGGAAATGGTCGAGATGTTGGACTCTATAAAGGGGCTCGGCTATCACTGGGCTACCCTGAGTGGTATAAGCTTCTGCGTCACCGACGTCGTAATACCCAAGGAAAAAGAGGACGTGGTCTCCACTTCTCTGGTAGAGGACGACGAGATAAGAAACCAGTACGATATGGGGGTTCTTTCGGAGGACGAATACCTCCTTCAGAAGGAGACCCTGTGGTCCAAGGCGGCCGCCGATGTCGGAAACGCAATCCTGAACCACATGGGGCACGATAACCCGGTCAGGATGATGGTGGACTCCGGAGCCAGGGGAAGCCGAGGACAGCTGGCTCAGATGGCCGGAATCCGAGGCCTTATGGCCGACCCGACCGGTCGAATAATAGATTACCCCATCACCACCAACTTCCGTGAGGGAATGAACATGTTGGAGTATTTTATCTCCACTCATGGAGCCAGAAAGGGGCTGGCCGATACCGCTCTTCGTACGGCCAAGTCTGGTTATCTGACCCGACGTCTCGTCGATGTATCTCAGGACGTCATAATAACCGAGGAAGACTGTGGAACGGACAAAGGTGTCAAGATAGAGCCTTTGGAGAGCGACGGCAAGACGGTCATCCCCATCAGCGAGAGGATAGCCGGCAGGACGTCTCTTAACGATGTCAACGATCCCGAGACCGGAGATCTTATAGTCGGAGCCGGTGAGATCATAACTCCGGATCTGGCTTCCCGGATAGATTCCTGCGGATTCAAGGAGATCTGGGTAAGAAGCCCCATGACCTGCACAACCAGACACGGTATATGTCAGAAGTGCTACGGTGTCGACCTGGCTACCCGTTCCGTCGTCGACATAGGAGAGGCTGTAGGGGTCGTTGCCGCCCAGTCTATCGGTGAACCTGGAACCCAGCTCACCATGAGGACCTTCCATACCGGGGGAGTCAGGATTACCGGTGAGGACATCACCCAGGGGCTTCCGAGGATAGAGCAGCTTTTCGAGGCCCGTCGTCCCAAAAAAGTCTCCGTCCTTGCCGGTGTGGACGGCAAGGTGATCGAAATTCGGGAGATGGAGGGCAAGCGCAAGGTAATAATAACCTCCGAGGAGCCCGGGAACGAACAGAAGATCACCCACACCATCCCTTCGTCGCAGAACCTTCTGGTCGAAGAGGGCGAGCCTGTCTACCGTTCGACGAAGCTGACAGAGGGCTATATCGATCCTCAGCAACTTCTCGAGGTGCTTGGACAGGAAGAGGTTCAGAAATACCTGGTGGACAGCATTCAGGAGGTCTACCGATCTCAAGGCGTCTCCATCAACAACAAACATATAGAGGTAATCCTCAGAAAGGTCGCTCCTGTTAACAGACTGAGGGTCGTCGATGAAGGGGACACAGCCTTCGTGGCTGGAGATCTGGTCTGGGCCGGTGACGTGGAGGCCGAGGAAAAGGTAATACTGGAGGAAAACGAGAACAACATACACGAGGCGGTCAAGATCTTCTCCGGTAAAATCTTCCAGGGAATTGCCGGAGCCGTCAAAACGGATCTGAGCAAGAAAAAAGATCAGCCCATGGACGAGGAGCTCATAAGGTCGATCCTGACTCCTGGAGCGCCGGTGACGGAGATAAACGTGACCGATGAGGTCGGACCTCTTAGGATCGTGGCGGGAGAGGCCTCTTTCAGAAAAGAGCTCAAGGGATTCGAGCTTATCGATCCCTTCGAATCCAGGGATGGAAAGGTCGTCGAATCGGGGCAGCCTCTTACACTTGGACAGTTGTCGGTGGTGACCTCTCAGGAACCCCGACCCTTGAGGGTCAGGGACGTGGAGGTAATAGAGAAGCTGGTTGACTCGGCCTATCTTGCGGAGGACGTCGTGGTGGACGGTCAAGCCGTCGCCCTCAAGGACCATATGGTCACGGAGGAAATAGCCGCATTGTTAAGGATAAACGACGTGCCCTCCGTCAAGGTATGGAAGGGGATCGAGAGGATCAGTGTCTCCGATGCAATGCAGGAAAGACTCCTGGCCAGGATATGGGGTAAACCTCTGAGGCAGGCCATAGATTCCCAGGGCAATGCGTTATCCTCAAGGCCTCAGCTCGTCGACGGCAGCGTAGTTCGAGGGATAATAGACGGAGATCTTGCGGCCATCTCGATAGGTGAGGATATAATCACGAGGGAGAACATCCTCAAGGAGGTCATAGCTGAGACCTGTTATGGAAAGGTCCTGCTGGACAGGGTAGAGGTTGACGGAAGGATCGCAGCCGACTCAGGCCAGGAGATAAATAAAACCCTTCTGGATGAGTTGGTCGCAGCTGATCCGGAGGAACTGGTCATAAGGCCTATTCACTGTAACAACGAGACCAGAAACATAGTCTCCAGAGTTACCTTCGTTCGCAAGCTCAGGCAAAACCCCGAGTGCCGGAAGTTCATTCACGGCATAACGAAAGCCGCTCTGGCCACGGACAGTTTCCTGAGTGCGGCGTCCTTCCAGCAGACTGCTCAGGTACTGGCTGGTGCAGCGGTCCGTTGTCAGGTCGATAACCTCGTAGGTTTGAAGGAGAACGTGATAATCGGTCACCTCATCCCGGCTGGAACGGGAGTGGAGGATTTCCGAAAGATCGCGGTCAACGAAAAAGAGTCCTAA
- a CDS encoding ribosomal L7Ae/L30e/S12e/Gadd45 family protein, which produces MNVAELAEGRRLVGFKQVRRELSRDNVRKVFIAADADVSMIQEISRMCSERGVPMETVESMASLGRACVIDRGAATAALQRTTAVKKAYKNIWKEVT; this is translated from the coding sequence ATGAACGTAGCGGAGTTGGCCGAGGGTAGACGATTAGTCGGTTTCAAACAGGTCCGTCGCGAGCTTTCGAGGGACAACGTCCGTAAAGTCTTCATCGCTGCCGACGCCGACGTTTCGATGATTCAGGAGATTTCCCGTATGTGTTCCGAGCGAGGGGTTCCTATGGAGACGGTCGAGTCTATGGCATCTCTGGGTAGGGCTTGCGTCATAGATAGGGGCGCAGCTACTGCGGCTTTGCAGCGGACGACCGCTGTTAAGAAAGCATATAAGAATATCTGGAAGGAGGTAACGTAG
- the rpsL gene encoding 30S ribosomal protein S12: MPTINQLVRKGRSDKVKKSDSPALQNCPARRGVCTRVYTITPKKPNSALRKVARVRLTNGIEVTSYIPGVGHNLQEHSVVLVRGGRVKDLPGVRYHIVRGTLDCGGVEGRRRSRSKYGARRPKS; this comes from the coding sequence GTGCCAACAATCAACCAGCTAGTCCGGAAAGGTCGGAGTGATAAGGTCAAGAAATCCGACTCCCCGGCGTTGCAGAATTGTCCGGCGCGAAGAGGGGTCTGTACGCGAGTCTATACGATCACTCCAAAGAAGCCTAACTCGGCTTTGAGAAAAGTCGCCCGTGTGCGTCTGACCAACGGTATCGAGGTGACCTCGTACATACCGGGAGTCGGCCATAATCTGCAGGAGCACTCTGTCGTCCTGGTCAGGGGTGGTCGAGTCAAGGACCTTCCCGGTGTGCGCTATCACATCGTACGCGGTACCCTTGATTGCGGCGGTGTCGAGGGTCGTCGTCGGAGCCGTTCCAAATACGGTGCCCGTCGTCCCAAGTCCTAA
- the rpsG gene encoding 30S ribosomal protein S7: MPRKGHVRKRDSLLDTRFGNLAVTKFINKVMLDGKKSTAERIVYEALDKAAEKLGVEPIEVFNKAMENVKPLVEVRSRRVGGATYQVPVEVAPARAQALAIRWIISYSRGKKGMPMSERLSREFVDAYKGEGSSIKKREDTHKMAEANRAFAHYRW; encoded by the coding sequence ATGCCGCGTAAAGGGCATGTGAGAAAGAGAGATTCGTTGCTGGATACTAGATTCGGCAACCTCGCTGTCACTAAGTTCATCAATAAGGTCATGCTCGACGGTAAGAAAAGCACCGCCGAGAGGATAGTCTACGAGGCTCTCGATAAAGCCGCCGAAAAACTGGGTGTGGAGCCTATCGAGGTCTTCAATAAGGCCATGGAGAACGTCAAGCCTCTCGTCGAGGTTCGTTCCCGCAGGGTCGGTGGTGCGACCTATCAGGTCCCCGTGGAAGTTGCGCCCGCAAGGGCCCAGGCTCTCGCCATCCGTTGGATAATCTCCTACTCCAGAGGCAAGAAGGGTATGCCCATGAGCGAGAGGCTTTCCAGGGAGTTTGTCGATGCCTACAAAGGCGAGGGTAGCTCCATCAAGAAGAGGGAAGATACCCACAAGATGGCAGAGGCCAACAGGGCCTTCGCTCACTACCGTTGGTAG